CAGACCGCTCGAAGCCGACGCAGCGAACAGTACGCGTTCGAAGGCGTGCGCGTTCGACCGACGAGATCGGTCCTCGCTCCAGAGCGCTCCACTCCCGAGCGTCGCTATACCGTACGAGTGGGCGTATTTTGAACCCGGCAAGGTGGAACACCTCATGCAAGCGCTCCGGGCACTAGCGCAAGTGCACGTACCGTCACCCGTGCCGACGGGCCCATCGGCGTCGTAAACCCCGCGTCCTTCTAGAAGGCTGCATGCACTACCTTCGATGAACGGCGCTGCTGCGCCTGCGTGAGGCCTTCGGAGAATGCCGTGGCAATCGCTTCGTCCAGTTCTGGGAAGAGGTGGCCGTACCGGTCGAGCGTGACGTTGATCGAGGAGTGGCCCATGCGGGCCTGGATCGCCTTCGGGTGAGCGCCCGCCGCGATCGCTAGGGCCACGCTCGTGTGGCGAAGGTCGTGGAAACGGCACGCCAGGCCCGCATTCCGCAATGCTCGGGCGAAATGGTTGTTCCAGAAGCTCGGCGCGGCGATCGGGTTCCCGGCGGCGTTCGGGAACACGAGGCCGTCGACCCCGGGAGCGGCGAAGCGATCGAGGTGGTCGGCCAGCAGGTCGGCGGTGACGTCGGAGACGGTGATGGATCGCACCGAAGCCGGGGTCTTCGGCTCCTTCCGCAGCCACTCGCCGGACTCGAGCCGGACGAGTTGCTCGACGACCCGCACCTTCCGCCGGCGGAGGTCGACTCGGTTGCGTCGGAGACCGACGAGCTCGCTCCATCGCATCCCGCTGTCGACGGCGAGGTAGATCAGCGCCTGGAACCGGGGCGAGTGCGCCTCGGCGAGATCGATCGCCTGCCCCCAGTCCAGGAAGACCATCTCGCGCTTCGGCACCCGCGGTGCCTCCACCCGGTCGCACGGGTTGGCCAGAATCTTCTCCTTGTCCACGGCGACCTGGAGCAGGCGACGCATCGTGCGGTAGTGCCGGTGCACTGAGCTGGGTGCGATGCCGGCCGCCAGTTCGTCGTTCAGCCAGTTCTCGATCTCGTCGGCCGGGAGCCGGCCGATCTGGTAGGCGCCGAATCTCGGGAGTATGTAGCGCGTCAGGTCGCGGCGGTACGTCTCCTGCGTCGACGGCGACAGCCTCCGCGCCAACGACAGGAACTCGTCGGCCCAGCGGGCGAGCGGCTGTTCGGCTCCCCGCGGGTCGATCCACCGGCCCCGCGCGACGTCGACCTCCATCTCCCGAAGGAACCGCTCGGCGTCGACCTTACGGGCGAACGTCCTCGACGTCAGCCGACCGAGCGGGTCTCGGTACCGGGCGCGGTAGGCACCGGAACGCTTCTCGACGAACCCCATCCTCGACCACCTGCCCCTGCTCCGAGGCCGGCCCCGTGGGAGCACCATGGGAGCGGCGTGGGAGCGAAATCACGGTTTCTGGTGGTCGACCAGGGACAGTTGCGGACACACCGGGTCGACGAGTTCGTGCCGCTGACCTGCTGTTTAGCAGGTCAGCGGCTCGAGGCGGCGACCGGAATCGAACCGGTGTACAGGGCTTTGCAGGCCCTTGCCTAAACCACTCGGCCACGCCGCCCGAAGCGCTCCACCCTAGCCAGGGTCAGGAGGGCTGGTAGCTCCCGGGGGCCATGCGGGTGGCGATGGCGATGCGGTTCCAGGTGTTGATCGTCGAGATGGCGACGACCAGCTCGGCGAGCTCGGGCTCGGCGAACTCGCCCCTGGCCTCGGCCCACACGTCGTCGGGCACGTGGGTCTCGGCGACCCGGGTGATCGCGTCCGTCAGCGCGAACGCGGCCCGCTCCCGCTCCGTGTAGTACGGGACCTCCGCCCAGGTCCACAGCCCGTACAGCCGCTGCTCCTCCTCGCCCGCCAGGCGGGCGTCCTTCCAGTGCATGTCGATGCAGTAGGCGCAGCCGTTGAGCATCGACGCCCGGAGCTTGACGAGGTGGAGGAGCCGC
The sequence above is drawn from the Acidimicrobiales bacterium genome and encodes:
- a CDS encoding tyrosine-type recombinase/integrase, whose protein sequence is MGFVEKRSGAYRARYRDPLGRLTSRTFARKVDAERFLREMEVDVARGRWIDPRGAEQPLARWADEFLSLARRLSPSTQETYRRDLTRYILPRFGAYQIGRLPADEIENWLNDELAAGIAPSSVHRHYRTMRRLLQVAVDKEKILANPCDRVEAPRVPKREMVFLDWGQAIDLAEAHSPRFQALIYLAVDSGMRWSELVGLRRNRVDLRRRKVRVVEQLVRLESGEWLRKEPKTPASVRSITVSDVTADLLADHLDRFAAPGVDGLVFPNAAGNPIAAPSFWNNHFARALRNAGLACRFHDLRHTSVALAIAAGAHPKAIQARMGHSSINVTLDRYGHLFPELDEAIATAFSEGLTQAQQRRSSKVVHAAF
- a CDS encoding carboxymuconolactone decarboxylase family protein, with product MSTTTAVETTSRLDLGQQFPAGAKAMGALERTVRESSIDGRLLHLVKLRASMLNGCAYCIDMHWKDARLAGEEEQRLYGLWTWAEVPYYTERERAAFALTDAITRVAETHVPDDVWAEARGEFAEPELAELVVAISTINTWNRIAIATRMAPGSYQPS